In the genome of Erpetoichthys calabaricus chromosome 18, fErpCal1.3, whole genome shotgun sequence, the window TTTGTTGGATGTGGAAGGCGCTACATAAACACAGCAAGCATTCCCtccatattatccatccatccattttccaacccgctgaatccgaacacagggtcacgggggtctgctggagccaatcccagccaacacagggcacaaggcaggaaacaatcctgggcagggtgccaacccaccgcagcctccATATTAttgaatttacaaaataaaaaaatggtcaGCTGGACAGACCACATCAAGCCAACATTACGTGcgattttctaacccacttaatccagaccagggtttggGGATGGGGTGAGGTGGAATCTATCCCAGATAGCATAGCGCTgacggcaggaacaaaccccggacagagAGAACACACACACTGGTGCCAATCACCAATTCACCAGTCAGCCATGTCTTTAGGCTGTGGGGGCAaatccagacagacacaggaaagACATGCAATCTCCACGTGCACGGCTCCCTGTGCCACCGGGCCGCCCTCAATCCAACATATAACAGGTAAAGAATCTGTGAACCAGCCATGACTTCCATGAAGTGCCACAAAGaatttcatcttgcctgaagaaggggcctgagttgcctcgaaagcttgtatattgtaatctttttagttagccaataaaaggtgtcattttgcttggcttttctctacattcataatggctaacacggtacaacaccctagtacaataGTTACCGAGAGATTCAAAAGTGAAGCATTCGCAGTGTAAGCCACAAATGAGAAAAGCTTGAGAACCCCAAGCTGGCGCGTCCCGAGCGACTCCCCTCTCATTAAAGGCGCGACTCCCACCTGCCCTGGCGCCGCTCGCCCTTCTGGTTTTTAAAGTCGATTTAAATTCTGGgaatggagttaaaaaaaaaaaagacacaaaatgatGGATTTGAACAGCCGCGTGAGAAGGGACCGGTGAGGGTAACGTGGGCGCTACCTGCGCCTCGCTTCGCCTCTTTTACTTCTGACACGTTTTGCTCAGGGAGGTGAAAATCGCTTGCGTGAAGGTGCGAAGGGACTTTAGCTCTTGTTTGCCATGACGATCAAAGCCATTTCAAGAGGTCCTTTATCCGAGGTGTGTAAATGTATGGCAAACAaaaccaaatgtatttattaggGATATCAAGGCAGAATAGGAGCGAGCCATCGGAGCGGCAGCGGCGGCATACTGGATTAAAAAATGCGCACCTCCGCGATCCTAATCCTGCTCAGCAGATGTCCGATCGTCTGCTTTGAGGAAAACGATGATTTAACGAGGCTCATACCCAGACTGTCAAAAGAATGTTAATATGAAGTACTATGGAAAATATTTACAGACACGTACCCAAATTATTCAGAACCTTAGACTACATCTGCATCCATCGAATTCATAGGAAGGACACAGTAATACTGTTTAACAGTAACACAACACCATGTGTAATAGGAGGGTAGGAATAGAGCACAGAAATACAAGTCTGCCCGTCCAtcctttttctttaaacaattttTCACAGCAGGAAGTTGAAAttcctctctcactctctcgcgcTTTCACACAAATCGCCAATTCGTCGATTCTGTCTGTCATTGGTAGGAAACCGACgttgacacggggagaacatgcaaactcctcacagggagCACCCGGACTCCTTGTTGCCAGGCAGCcgcgctaacactgcgccaccgtgccgccgaagAAATACGAATGGCCAGaccataaatacataaaaaggtaTCCGACAAGGTTGACGATTCGAAGTCCAGCGGCCGGCGACGCAACTACACGGTTAATAGATGGAGTGACGAGTGCGCATGACGGGAGAATAACGGCAAACGAGGCCAGGGTTTGGACTAAATagtaataacatccatccattttccaacccgctgaatccgaacgcagggtcacgggggtttgttggagccaatcccagccaacacagggcacaaggcagaaaccaatcccgggcagggtgccaacccaccgcagatagtaataacaaacaataattaaacatCAATCGTTGTTAGTTTTAAGTTTATTAttcgttattttttatttgtcacaaatTGGGAAAGCGACTTCCAGACTCAAATGagtattaaaacatatttaatatgACGTATCGGACCCTTTGACAATTCCCTCCCTGTAATATCCTGACTTTctttaattttgaatatttaacTCGATTTCAGTGCTTTACCTGGGAGGAATTCGAGGGGACGCTGTATAACCACGCGAACATAACAATGTACCATTAATTCCAGCTCGTTAATTTAACAGATCGGAAGgttgaacttttttatttttgtgcgcATCTTTACTGAGTCGTCGCAGGGGAAAAAAACACGGCAgctgtccctgcagcaagtgacGGAGAATAAAGCGCAGGGTGttaatggagtttttatttttctgtcttacGTGGTCATCTGACCAAAGTTTGGACCTGTTCCGGCTCCTGGGGGTCACGTAGCGGCCTAAGGACGTGGTCGGGTGTGCTGTTACTTgttggactttggggactttcttATACCATACTGCCCCTAGTGTTTCAGACGTCCTCCTTAGCATTTTGGTTCGGACTTTCCGTTATAATCCTGAGACTTCAAAAATGAATGCTGCCATTTAATCCAGAATTAAggatttgtttgcttgtttatcTGTATTACGCGAGTgtatattgatttattcttatttatttttatgtattcattcatACGTATTTCTTACTaaggttttttctttttactttgtttttcatcTGTATTATGCAAATCCGTACTTATTcatgtgttatttttcttttttacctccagtgttttatttgtattatttattcatccattcgtATCTCTTGTTTGTgatatttcatgtatttattcattcatttctaatttttcttttcttctaatttTTATCAGTATCGATTGGTTcttatttttggtatttcatattgtatatttattcattcatagacatttctttctgatttatttttcaatttacttCCAATGTTGATATCGATATTATGTAAGTACCTATTGATCTCTTCTTATTGTAGGTTACTTGgtaatttgtgtatttattcattcatatactTATTTCTgatgtattgtttttctttttccttgcatTTTTATCTGTATGGGAAAGGCGGTATATaaatagtgtattattattattatatatgaacATACTGATCAATTcgtatttatttttggtatttcatgtatttattcattcatatatttatgatttattatttttcttgttacctccaatgttttatgttttacataCGTACCCATTGATCTCTTCCTATTTTTGAATGTTGGTATTTCGTGTATTCATgggtatatgtatttatttctacttgattgtttctttttgctTCAATTTTTGTATCTGCATGCAAGTGCGTATTGATCTTTTATTTCGTATTGTTggtatttaatgtatttattcatatacattttatttttctaatttattatttttcttacttgCAGTTTGTATTATGTACGGGCGTATTGGTGTACTGtattcttatttttgatttttgctttttcttgtatttattcattcatatgcttatttttcctatttattatttttctttgtacttgcatttttttcctttaatgtcTAAAGCGCTTGTTTGCTCTAAAATGTTCTGTAGGTAGACATGTTTGAACTCTAACGAGGAAGACGTGGACGAGTGCCGTTCACTTCACGCACGCCTTGCTTTGGCTGCACGTTTGTCTTCTTCGGGCTTTTGTGACCTGACGCCGCTCGCTCCCCTGTTTCGGTGTTTTAGTTGCGCAGTTGGCACCTTTGATGCCGCTTGTCTTTATTCCCCCACTATGTAGCTCTCCGGCTCGTAATGCCCCTTCTGGTTTTTGCAGCTGTGACTCCGGAAGCCTCCTATCGAGGGTCTCTGTTCTCCTTACTCCTCGTCTTTTTCAATATCTTATCGGCGTTTCCATTGAGCCATGCAGCAGACTGGTGGTGCTGGTCAGCGTCCATTTTAAGAGGCGACATTGTGTTACACGGTTGCGTTGTCGAATTTAATTGAATTGGAGCGTCAGGTCGCATTTAATACGCCGTTGTGGATGTAAAGAGTTGCTTCTCTCCATCTGTCCGTTTTCGCCGCCTTTCTCGGATCTCGCTTTGCATGGCCCCCCACCGCAGGGGTCGGCTGTAATTGAAGAAGCGGCCGCGGATGACCGTGCTGAGTGCTGTTTTAATTTGCCGCTCGTTCTGTCGGCGTGTGAGGGCGGAGACCCCTctcgaggggggggggggggggggggggggctggctgAGCTCTGTCAGGACCCTCTTGTGCAGATAGGAAGGGGGCGGGAGGTCTGCTGGTTTATTTAAACTCCGACTCCGCTCAGACGGACACTTTTAACTCTACCAAGTTTTCGCTCGGACTGCTGATTTCTTCCAAGATGGACTCCGAGTACCTGGACGATTATTACGATAACGGCAGCTACTGCGACTACTCCGAATGGCAGCCGTCCTTAACGATCATCCCAGTGCTCTACATGCTGGTATTTATTCTGGGACTTGGTGGCAACGGTGTGGTCATTTTCACCGTCTGGAATTCTAAATCCAAGAGGAGGGCGGCGGACACTTACATCGGTAACCTGGCTCTGGCTGACCTGGCCTTTGTGGCCACTTTGCCCCTGTGGGCAGTCTACACGGCTCTTGGCTATCACTGGCCCTTTGGCAATGCCTTGTGCAAGATCAGCAGCTACTTGGTTCTGGTCAACATGTATGCCAGCGTCTTCTGCCTGACCTGCCTCAGTTTTGACCGCTACCTCGCCATTGTCCACTCGCTGTCCAGCACCCGCCTGCGCTCGCGGGGCACCATGCTGGCTTCCCTCGCCATCATTTGGATCCTAGCCGGGACCCTGGCACTGCCCACTCTTGTCTTCAGGTCAACAGTGATAACTGAGAACAACACGACCGCTTGCGGGATGGACTTCTCCATGGTCTTAAGTGCCCCGCAAGAAGAGAGTTTGTGGATCGCCGGCCTCAGCCTGTCGTCCTccatgctgggtttcctcctgccTTTTCTCCTCATGACTGTCTTTTACTGCTTCATCGGCAGCACCGTCACCCGACATTTCCAGAACCTGCGCAAAGAAGACCAGAAGAAGCGCAGACTGCTCAAGATCATCACCACTCTCGTGGTGGTCTTCGGATTCTGTTGGACCCCGTTCCACATCCTGAAGACTGTAGATGCCCTCTCATATCTTAAAGTGATGCCCGAATCCTGCAGTTTCTTCCGCTTCGTCTTTCTGGCGCACCCCTATGCCACCTGCCTGGCGTACATCAACAGCTGCCTCAACCCTTTCCTGTACGCCTTCTTCGACCTGCGCTTTCGCTCGCAGTGCCTGTGCCTCCTGAACCTGAAGAAGGCCGTGCACGGACAGATCAGCTCGCTGTCGTCCACCATGAGTGCGCAGACGCAGAAGTCCGAGGCGCAGTCGCTGGCGACCAAGGTGTAGCGGGCGGGCGCGGACTGCGCGGTCAGGTGAGCGGGGCGGAGTCGAAGAGGCGCGGGCGCGGGACGAGTGCTGGCGCGCCTGCCACTGCGCTGTACATAACGGAGCTTCGGGATTGTTCGATGCATTCGGTGGGGCAGCTGGCTGTCCCCGAAAGACTTCAAAGactgcttaaaaaaacaaacaaaaatcataaaacgTGACGGGTGTTTGGAAAAGAAGATTATATccgatgttttgttttttctccctggaaaaaaaaagtttgcttttttaactttgtttatagCACTTGAGAGAGAAGGACTGGCGAAATAGAGTTGACAAAACAAATGGTGATCGCACTCGAGACACGGGACTGAAGTGGCAGGTCTATGTGTAGAGGGGGGCTGATTAATGGAAATGTGCTTTGGTGAGTCAATTAAAATGtcaagggggggtgggggtggcggCTGCAGAGAGGACTGCTGGGGGGTCCGCAGCGCACAACTGTTGAATGTAAAGCACTGCCGAGTGATAAGAGGCAGACTCCGCTGGGGACATGGCAGGGTGCCcactaaaatgctgttttttgttgttcttgtaacTGCTGTATTTGACATTACAGATAAACTTctattgttataataataataataaaaaataataaaattgtttttatttcctcttaTCGATCATTGTGAGCTGAATCTTGGAACACAGGAAATGTGACAAACCAGGGGAAGTCACTCGTTTctttagctaagctgtcccaatgtcaCATCCCAATACTAAAACTTTGAACTTATTCTTGCAGCTGTtctaacttgctttgtaagtcgcCTTGTATAAAGGCGTTTGTTaagttattagtattattattaacaaaacaaGAAATGACAAAAGCTTAGGAGACAACAAAAGGGATTTTACTTTGTCGAGCCCGTGTTGAGCGGTCACTTTTTTCAGCTATGTTTTTAGTTTAGGATTATGCACGAGCGATAATACAGGCAACAAGGAAATTTCAGAAACTGAATTATGTGCTGTTCATTTTTCCCTATATCTGTCTgtttgttatatagcgcctttcatgtctatcgatctattatatagtacctttcgtATTTATATTACGCAtgtcacatctgtctatctatctgtctatctgttatatagctcctttcatgtctatcgatctattatatagtgtctttcgtaTTTATATTGCgcctgtcacatctatctatctatgtatcatctTGGCTATTTCACTGCGTGCACATGAAGTATTTTCATCGTGTATTAGAATGCTGGTATTTGCGTGTTTGCGCGTTTTATGAATTTTTCCCCTTCAAGCTGTTTTTGAAACACATCATTGCTCAATTACAAACATTTACAAGTTTAGACAGTTTATCTTGtcatattttcaaaacaaaaagatTTCATTTCCAGGTACCTGGCTGAACTACTTCAGAAAATGGTCAAAACTGTGTAAAAATCGCCCCTTATTTCATTTCAGATTGCCAGATGTTCTCTGTCCTTGTTTCTTAGGTTCAGCttcaagttctgtttttttttaaattttatttatttgtttaatttcattgattttattagaatccaacaacattccatacaagcaagtcaagtttaagaATAGGTTCGAAAGTTCTGTGATTTTTAAATACTGTGCAAACTGTTTTTCCGAGTGATTTCACGCTTTTCTTTCCGTAAGACTTGTTTCGTTTTTTACATTAAAGTTCAAGTCCCTTAATTACAATGCATTAATAATTGCTCCAAaggtttaattaaattaatatggtgcttttaaagatggtgaaataaaagaaaattattgagaaaaagaaaaatattgactGAGCGACCGTGTGAAGTACcaggttaaaaacacaaagcgAGCGTCGGACGCCTTGGATGTGTGTCGAATGGATCGTACTCCTCCTGCTGGCAGTGACTGCGCATTACAACAGCTATCTTCCACAAAGCCAATGACCAAAACGAATTAAGGCTAACCTCCGACGTGCTATTCTAATTTTATCGCGCACTGTAAACTTGATTGAATGagcgctgtgacaagttctcagttaaaatacaagtgaaCAGTTTACAAAACACTAAATAGAGTATTAATGCGCATATAAAGGCGCATATTTgttcagatttgtttaaacacatagGAAAACAAAGTAGCTTGAAAGTGATTGACGTATatcaaccaacaatatctgtccagcAATTGgccaaataataattttatatcgCTGTTCTAAATTACTTAAAGCGTTTTAGTGGGTTagtgttattatatatatatatatataatatatatatatataatatttatacacacactcctctatatatatgtactgtacaggtaTCCATACATACGTGTGTGCGTGCGTTTATATGAAAGAAATATCCGAGGTTCAGTCTTGGTTTAAGTTTTAAGTCGTTTGGCCATGTTATGGTTACGTCCAGGGGAAAAAACTGCTTAATATTCTGGGGTATTCGcgactgaaaggcgctataaaaatacTAGTTTGTAATGAAAAGTTAGAAAGTTgagaaaaaatatgaatttcagGTCAACGCAGTATGGAATTTTCTCAAAGGGTTTACACTGATTTTTACATAAATATGACATTAatcataatgatgatgatgatggtgatgaattgTATTTAGGAGGGGCGTTCAAAAAGTTtacgcacttttttttaactctgtttatttagaatttcaaaaacaaatgacatcacttatctacatagtcaccttcctttgcgaggCAATCTTctcagcgtcgtaccaactttttaatgcccagttaCTACTCCTCCCTCCCGCCTTCAAAGTtttcaacgaaaatataaaagtgcgaaaactttttgaacgtcccttgtatatagcgcctttccctgcATGCTCAAAGCGCATTCAGTAAGataacaattagatagatagatactttattaatccaaaggggaaattcatatactccagcagcagcatactgatacaaaaaaaaattattaaattaaagagtaataaaaatgtaggtaaaaacagacaataactttgagtaatgttaacgtttaacccccccccccccccccccccgccccccggatggaattgaagagtcgcatagtttgtttaaaattaaaatttaaaattgttagtttagttttttgaaCATGACATTAATAATGATAGTAATggattgtatttatatagcgcctttcccatgcccaAATGAACTTATTAAATGTAGCTTATTGTGACACATGGCGATTTGCTGACAAAGCTTTTGTGGTTCGGACTTAAACGGTAATAAATCGATTAACAAAAATGTCAGGTCACCTATCAGCAAACCCGCGTCTTACCTGAGCCGTTTTGttctaaaaaatatcaaataccCTACAAATGCAAAGTATTAAAATTGCATGCCTCGacgtttaatttacaaaaatcacCTGCAATTTGTAAATTACACTTCTggtaaacatttttaattcttaaCGTCACCCAGGTGTCTGATCTCAGGTATTAAAGACGCATGATGATCATCTTTACGGTGCCGACTGACGGACGAAGCTTTAACGGTGAAAGAAATCGGCGACACGAAAAAGAAAAGCTGAGCGGCGTCAGACGGTAAATGTCCTCCTGGAAGAAAGGAGTttggatttatatagcgccttccgaAGGAGACTTCATAGATTAAAAACACCTAATTGTTAGTGTGGCAGTTCGAACTCTTAACCTGtgtttttgtttggattttttaaatgagatgttgtaatgtaCTGTATCACATCTATACAGTGTACACATAGTGTGCATTTCAGTGCGGCGCGGGTAAAAGCTGGTATCCACCATGCAGGAAGCCTTAAATAATTTGAGTGCATCCAAAAGTATTCAGCCGTACATAACCACCGAAGTTAGTGAAACAGATGCTACTTAACAGGTCGCTGCCCCATCTCAGAGTGCGGGGCGTTTTTAGTGTGCGGCGGAACACCAAGGCAGTGAGCGGTCAACTGCCCCGCGCTTCTGCTGCGCATGACAACCAAGACACCTACCTGCACCACATGTAAACGTCACCCTGGACATTCAAGTACAACAAGCAGCCTGAACTGGTCTGAggtgtgtaataataatacattttatttatatagcgcctttcccatgctcaaggcacttacagaatataagaaaggacggcagggtatacagcatatagcattgtacaaaccagataaataaataaagaagattaagacagtaaattcagagaaaaaacctaacagacaacataattgatggtctagcacacacaaaTACAGGTTACAAAGTGTATGTCTATGTGTATGTACTCGGATACACGGCGCGCAGGACTCCTAAAGCAGGAGCGCTAACCACTTTGCCATTGTGCCGCACTGCAAATGAcagcatataaaataaagattgattgaatAATTATATTTCCAATCAAGTGCAGGTCAGCTTTTTGCCGGTACAGGCACCTCTTCTTAGCGTATCAGAAATAGCAAACCGGCTGTTCGGTCCAATTTTACTTTATCGCCCTAAATAGAGCCCGGCCAGTAATTTGGCTCCACTTTAATCACTGTCAACACATATTTAATCCATATCTATGTATTCGCATTCATAACTGTGAGTTTGTTGTTAATACAATGTTTGTAGAATACGCACACTGTCCTCCAGTTAGAGCCCTCAGACATCGCTCCTTCCCCATTTTGTTTAAGCGCTAATCAGGGTCGCGGCGAGCGCCATCACCGGGAGGGCACAAGACAAGAAAGTCCCCGTCATCGCAAGGTGAAGACACACAGCAGGAGTCGATCGATTCTGACGTTTCCAGGCCGTCTTTCTAAATTCCAACACAAGAGCTTCTCAACCcaaatttgtaattttatgaaCCGTCACCAGCACACAGAAACTGGAAACTAACAGGCCGGCCAGTCAGCccgatgtgtgtgtttgtataaataTCTGAAATAAATATGATATATGACAGCACAAACGGAATGTCCGAGGCTGGAGTGCTCCTCGCCCAAAGGGTCCCGTCTTCAGAGTGAAGGTGCCATAAAGCATCTTCAATGCGAGGCCATATGGGGGCCTTTtttgcttcccaatgaagagatgtAAGAACGTTTTATTTAGATCTGTGACACTCTCCGTAAAAAGCCGTGAACAGGCGATAACAGATCTGCGAAATGCCAACGGATTTCTGAATTTAAAACGATTTTTGCTGTACAAGCACACGGGCTAAAGTTCGGGGTTCTTATTCTGTTAGTCTCTCAAAAAATATCTTTAGATTTAATTAGGGTTTTTATGCATTTTCCCCTAAATAAATAGATCCAAGTTAAAATAATATGTGGTGTACTTAAATTATTCCACAgattaacacccccccccccacacacacacacacacaccaaaaaaaacagaattcgCGTAAACCGCCCCATTTAAGGGTCTTCATAAGAAATgtcatgatttacttcatgaagtaGAAGTACATAAACAGTTGCgtcaaatatatgaaatattaaaatgtgtgcttaatatttaaagtctaaatattctccatTGGTTGCAAGAGAAATGTGTCACCGTGTCACAGAACTCCATAGTGGGGTAGGAAAGGGTCAAAAATCACCTCATATTCATAATCGGTGActctgaaatagtctaaaacgataccccacatgcttatgtttgaaatttgtcattttcaccttTCCGATTGTGGATAGGACCACcgttaaagaatcaaatatcaaaaatagtcACGGTCAGCAACCTGAAAGGAACGACACTCGACATATTACGATCCGCAGTTTTTCAAAGCTTTGTGTAAAGGAGTAGTTTTACCCTTTGTGCGTTATTAGGGGGGATGCACAACTTCATTATGTTGAAGACTTAAattggctttttctttaccaggtTCATAAATGCCCTGAAAATGAGGAGTTTTTAAGTCTATAGCGGGCCACAAATGGGATGACGCGATAAGACATCAAGATGAGCTGAATGCTGTATCtgtcatatgtgggggttttcttggACTTTGGAGTCCGAAAGATCcagaaataaaaactgaagcGTTTTCCAAGCGTTCAGAAGCCATTCATAAATCTTCTCCAGCGCAGCCCACCGTGGTTTTGTAGAGCTAATCAGGTACTTTGAGTGTTATGCATATGCAATATAACAACACAAACAATACAGAGTAGAAAACACGTTTTGATTGATTTTGGTCGATTGCACTTTTCGCGTAAAGgaattttaatattaatgttcATGTTGTATTTGAACCAAAGCAAAAGCTGCTTTTGTGATGTTGGGTGTTTGCAAGCGCATTAGAAAAAGGTGACATAAATCAGCGTCCCCGACCACACAAACATTTGGGTAGAAAATCAAGTCTTGAAAGCTGTACAAAGGAAAGGGGCTTCCTTGGAGcacaaagaagtaaaaaaagagAACGGGGCCTTCATTTAAAATATCAATCAGGAGTGTCGTGTGCACAAAACGtgtgtattttaagttaaatcaacTCATTGCAATCGTGTATTGGAAAAACGAGAATACCAAGCTTTAGGTATTAAAAACGTGTGTTAATGTTGAGGAAGATTAACATGAAAGAGGTGAGGAATGACAACAGACCCCCAGGCTGATGAGGTCTCTGTTAAAAGAAAATCGTTTGAATGGCTTGGTTTTAGCATCAAATTAGTTGTGCTATTTGTGGCAGCAAAACGTAACCAGTAAAAGCAACCAGCAATCAAGAAGAGTTAAagttaaatgaattaaaatattggCACATTCACGTCTCTGTTAATTTTTCTGTTAGGTCGCAGTTTGAGAtataagatttcagttttgtccTCACATGGGTACAAATaaagatcgatctatctatctatctatctatctatctatctatctatctatctatctatctatctatctatctatctatctatctcatatagtgtctttcatatctatctatgtatctgtctgtttattttaaagtttcacaCACCTTCCCTGGATGAATTGTAACTTTTTGAAGCCATCCTTACACACAACTCCGTAAAAGTGCCACATATAGACCCCTTATTTCTAACTGCAAGATAATGGCAGCGTAATTTAACGATTTCTGTGAACTACAaggttttaaatcatttttgccGAACAGACATAATATGCgcataaaattaaataacggTAAAGTCTTCGCGTTTCGTTCCTCGCGCACAGAGCGTGAGAAAAGTGGCATCGCCAATGGGGGGAACTGAGAGGATGAGCTTCAGATGTGTCTGAGGAGACACTTTTGCAAGAATAAACGATGAATGTGTACACATGGTGGGCATCAGAAGTGAAACTTTGACCCTGAggcttttggggggggggggggggggggggtgatcttTAAACAAACAACTTAGTTTTTTAGAATCCCAACCTTACTGCTGCATATTTACCTCATATATCCCAAGCCGCATATCATAAATTATTAGTTTATTGCAAAAATTCCTTCAAAACGTGGAGTTTATGAAAAAGCACCGACGCTCCGTGAACGCGGTTGACATGACAAAACACTTGCGCCTGATTCTTGCTGTATTCGGCTTCTTTTGCGTTCCTGCGCTGGATATATGGGTTTCGGAAAGTTAAAGCCCTTTTCCTTTTCGACACTTCATTaaatagagtgtgtgtgtgtgtgtgtatttcatattttgtcCCTGTGGTGTGTGTGACGCGTGCCTGAGGTTTGATCTGACCGACGCTCTGCTGCCTAAACAAGGTGCTCAGTCACTGCGCGGGCACGCACGCGCGCTCGCGATTTGACCGCTCTTTAAATTCGAGGTACGTACCCGCAATCTGACGTGTAAAAAAAgcatataatacaaaatatagataaagtaaaagtggCCGGTCACATACTGAATTGGAAACCGTAATGTAATCTGTTATGTATGTAATGCAGAAGGGTGttgttaaattagattagataaactttattaatcccatgggtaaattcagattacaatttaCAGTATTCTTCGATTATTAACTTATTTACATTAGCTGTGGCCTTTTTTTAAGGAAAACAACACTTTACTGGAGATTATTTGGGTGGCGCATCCGTTTGCCT includes:
- the LOC114668630 gene encoding apelin receptor A-like, encoding MDSEYLDDYYDNGSYCDYSEWQPSLTIIPVLYMLVFILGLGGNGVVIFTVWNSKSKRRAADTYIGNLALADLAFVATLPLWAVYTALGYHWPFGNALCKISSYLVLVNMYASVFCLTCLSFDRYLAIVHSLSSTRLRSRGTMLASLAIIWILAGTLALPTLVFRSTVITENNTTACGMDFSMVLSAPQEESLWIAGLSLSSSMLGFLLPFLLMTVFYCFIGSTVTRHFQNLRKEDQKKRRLLKIITTLVVVFGFCWTPFHILKTVDALSYLKVMPESCSFFRFVFLAHPYATCLAYINSCLNPFLYAFFDLRFRSQCLCLLNLKKAVHGQISSLSSTMSAQTQKSEAQSLATKV